The Saxibacter everestensis genome has a window encoding:
- a CDS encoding M20 family metallopeptidase, with the protein MTMPDAAGAGRATPPRAKPPQPETEPQPASPPRPETQSRDETMPLTEQERAVLDRIDVARILALAADLIGAGGENPGGTEAETVQVLAAACRDQGLTVEINEIAPGRPNLTATLPGQVAGEPGVMFLGHSDVVPAGDGWTRGPFEPYVDGARLFGRGSTDMKGGLAAIVVAMSALQEAEIGLPGPVQLACTVDEEDLGLGIRAFAPAVAHGEFKACIVAEPTDLSTVIGCRGDCYLEVTVTGRPAHSGRPDDGRNAINAAARIIDITRRDHESRRAGADALLGAGTWNVGQISGGIGTSVVAAECRISIDRRLMPDEDAQTVAADLISQIHAEGIDTDGIEVRVDVTMEMPGFRTDADHPLVRSAVTALADVGAGASEVGGWTAACDGGFIARDVGVPTIVMGPGGLNDQAHRADESVSLAELEHAAKAYALMCIRLMIDPNRRQGSN; encoded by the coding sequence ATGACAATGCCAGATGCAGCCGGCGCTGGGCGCGCCACCCCGCCACGCGCTAAGCCGCCGCAACCAGAGACGGAGCCGCAGCCGGCGTCCCCGCCGCGACCAGAGACGCAGTCACGCGACGAAACCATGCCGCTCACCGAGCAGGAACGAGCGGTGCTCGACCGGATCGACGTCGCCCGCATCCTCGCGCTGGCAGCCGACTTGATCGGCGCGGGCGGCGAGAACCCTGGCGGCACCGAGGCGGAAACCGTGCAGGTGCTCGCTGCTGCCTGTCGTGACCAGGGACTCACCGTCGAGATCAATGAGATCGCTCCTGGGCGGCCCAACCTGACCGCGACCCTCCCTGGTCAGGTCGCGGGGGAGCCCGGGGTGATGTTTCTCGGCCACTCGGACGTTGTGCCGGCCGGCGACGGCTGGACCAGGGGACCGTTCGAGCCCTACGTCGACGGGGCTCGGCTGTTCGGTCGCGGCTCGACCGACATGAAGGGCGGCCTGGCGGCGATCGTCGTGGCGATGTCGGCCCTGCAGGAGGCGGAAATCGGGCTGCCCGGACCCGTCCAGTTGGCATGCACCGTGGATGAGGAAGACCTTGGCCTCGGCATCCGCGCATTCGCTCCGGCAGTTGCGCATGGCGAGTTCAAGGCGTGTATCGTTGCTGAACCTACTGACCTTTCAACGGTTATCGGTTGCCGCGGCGACTGCTACCTGGAGGTCACCGTCACCGGCCGGCCGGCGCATTCCGGCAGGCCGGATGACGGCCGCAACGCGATAAACGCCGCGGCACGGATTATCGACATCACCCGTCGGGACCATGAGTCACGCCGGGCCGGTGCCGATGCCTTGCTCGGCGCCGGCACGTGGAATGTCGGCCAGATATCCGGCGGCATCGGAACCTCCGTTGTCGCAGCCGAATGCCGGATATCGATCGACCGCCGGTTGATGCCTGATGAGGATGCCCAGACGGTTGCTGCGGATTTGATAAGCCAGATCCATGCTGAAGGCATCGACACCGATGGCATCGAGGTACGCGTCGACGTCACGATGGAGATGCCGGGCTTTCGCACGGATGCCGACCATCCGCTGGTTCGTTCGGCGGTGACGGCGCTGGCCGATGTCGGTGCCGGTGCCAGCGAGGTCGGCGGTTGGACAGCAGCCTGTGACGGCGGATTCATCGCCAGGGATGTGGGCGTTCCGACGATAGTGATGGGCCCCGGCGGGCTCAACGATCAGGCGCATCGCGCGGATGAGTCGGTGAGCCTGGCCGAACTCGAGCATGCCGCCAAGGCGTACGCCCTGATGTGTATCAGACTTATGATCGACCCGAACAGGAGACAAGGATCCAACTAG
- a CDS encoding PLP-dependent aminotransferase family protein, giving the protein MTSISITTPTPKTPAVDAAGRLGIPLAARADQLVGSVIDSSTSLLAAQTHDIVRFAMGSPADEAIPVDEFNDIAGRMNAGTLGYGATEGEPVLIDQLVQYLGTTAAPTAAERVTITAGGMQGLDLACKLFINPGDLVIVESPTYTNGSATALSYGAELIEAPMDDDGLIVEALPELVEKAGRTPKAIYVIPNFQNPSGTTLSLARRELLLELSTKWNAVIIDDDPYGLLRFEGEDLPGFQQLSPNNPLLFSVRTFSKILAPGLRVGWVEADPSMRQLVIHAKQAMDTCTNVPAQQLIAEYIRRGKLDDHLGSLKGVYRERKAAMLTSIERHLGNRVTTTDPDGGFFLWVTLQGEDAKVSTSELFKTALAAGVAFIPGPALSAGGKFDDALRVCFASSTPERIDVGVQRLTHALDAARDGATAGPRAVR; this is encoded by the coding sequence ATGACCTCAATCTCCATCACCACCCCCACGCCAAAGACGCCAGCTGTGGATGCCGCCGGCCGGCTTGGCATTCCGCTTGCCGCCCGAGCCGATCAGCTCGTCGGCTCGGTGATCGATTCCTCGACCTCGCTGCTCGCCGCCCAGACGCATGACATCGTGCGCTTCGCGATGGGATCACCCGCAGACGAGGCGATACCGGTGGACGAGTTCAACGACATCGCCGGACGGATGAACGCCGGGACGCTGGGCTACGGCGCCACCGAAGGCGAACCGGTGCTGATCGACCAACTGGTGCAGTACCTCGGCACCACGGCGGCCCCCACCGCTGCCGAGCGGGTGACGATAACTGCCGGCGGAATGCAGGGGCTCGATCTGGCCTGCAAGCTCTTCATCAATCCCGGTGACCTGGTCATCGTCGAAAGCCCGACCTACACCAACGGTTCGGCAACCGCATTGAGCTACGGCGCCGAGCTGATCGAGGCGCCGATGGACGACGATGGCCTGATCGTCGAGGCGCTTCCCGAACTGGTCGAGAAGGCCGGCCGGACGCCCAAGGCTATCTACGTCATCCCGAATTTCCAGAATCCGTCGGGCACGACTCTTTCACTGGCTCGCCGCGAACTGCTGCTGGAGTTGTCGACCAAGTGGAACGCCGTGATCATCGACGACGATCCATACGGTCTCCTGCGCTTCGAGGGTGAGGATCTGCCGGGCTTCCAGCAGCTCTCGCCGAACAATCCGCTGCTGTTCTCGGTACGGACGTTCTCAAAGATCCTGGCGCCCGGACTCCGGGTCGGCTGGGTCGAGGCCGATCCCTCGATGCGCCAGTTGGTCATCCACGCCAAGCAGGCGATGGACACCTGCACCAACGTTCCGGCGCAACAGCTCATCGCCGAGTACATCCGGCGAGGCAAGCTCGACGACCACCTGGGCTCGTTGAAGGGCGTGTACCGGGAGCGTAAGGCAGCGATGCTCACGAGTATCGAGCGACACCTTGGCAACCGGGTAACAACAACCGACCCCGATGGCGGATTCTTCCTCTGGGTCACCTTGCAGGGCGAGGATGCGAAGGTTTCCACCAGCGAGCTGTTCAAGACGGCGCTGGCCGCAGGCGTTGCCTTCATTCCTGGCCCGGCGCTTTCGGCCGGGGGTAAGTTCGACGACGCGCTCCGGGTTTGCTTTGCCTCCTCGACTCCGGAACGGATCGACGTCGGGGTGCAGCGCCTGACGCACGCCCTGGATGCTGCGCGTGATGGTGCGACGGCTGGTCCGCGCGCAGTTCGATGA
- a CDS encoding M24 family metallopeptidase, whose product MIFSAAEYSDRLRRVRDRMQTQGLSALLVADPANIYYLTGYNAWSFYTPQVLFVPREGEMIFFARQMDADGAFRTTWLPAENIYGYPERYIHRPYIHPFDWVMFKLRELGLTVPASEGHVGLEMDAHFFSPKAYRAIVNAVPEWSLVDCFELVNWVRVVKSSAEIQHMRQAGMVCSEAMNAAIDNVRVGMRQCDLAAKISAAQISGTPEFGGDYPAIVPMIPTGVEADTPHLTWNSKPFESGQAVVLELSGAFERYHTPLARTVSLGKPSAELDRVSKATDEALNAVIDVTQAGVPVNELARTWNWTLAKHGLEKPSRIGYSIGIGYPPDWGERTVSLRSEDETVLEENMTFHLIGGMWMDGFGYELSEPIRVTESGIEAFTSFPRHLICKEG is encoded by the coding sequence TTGATCTTCTCGGCCGCCGAGTACAGCGATCGCCTGCGACGGGTTCGTGACCGGATGCAGACGCAGGGCCTGTCGGCGTTACTCGTCGCAGACCCGGCAAACATCTACTACCTCACCGGCTACAACGCCTGGTCCTTTTATACCCCGCAGGTGCTGTTCGTCCCGCGCGAGGGCGAGATGATCTTCTTTGCCCGGCAGATGGACGCCGATGGCGCCTTTCGCACCACCTGGTTGCCGGCCGAGAACATCTACGGCTACCCGGAGCGCTACATCCATCGGCCCTACATCCACCCTTTCGACTGGGTGATGTTCAAGCTTCGGGAGCTTGGACTCACGGTGCCCGCCAGCGAGGGCCACGTCGGTCTGGAGATGGACGCGCACTTCTTCTCCCCGAAGGCCTACCGTGCCATCGTCAACGCGGTGCCCGAATGGAGCCTGGTCGACTGTTTCGAGCTGGTGAACTGGGTCCGCGTCGTGAAGTCCTCGGCCGAAATCCAGCATATGCGGCAGGCAGGCATGGTCTGTTCCGAGGCGATGAACGCCGCCATCGACAACGTGCGGGTCGGCATGCGGCAGTGTGACCTCGCCGCGAAGATCAGCGCCGCGCAGATCTCCGGCACTCCGGAGTTCGGCGGCGACTACCCGGCCATCGTGCCGATGATTCCGACCGGTGTCGAAGCGGATACCCCGCACCTGACCTGGAACAGTAAGCCATTCGAGTCCGGCCAGGCCGTCGTCCTTGAACTCTCCGGCGCGTTTGAGCGTTACCATACGCCGCTCGCCCGCACCGTCAGCCTCGGCAAGCCGAGCGCGGAACTCGACCGGGTGTCCAAGGCCACCGACGAGGCGCTGAACGCCGTCATCGACGTCACGCAGGCCGGCGTCCCGGTCAACGAGCTGGCACGAACCTGGAACTGGACACTGGCCAAGCATGGCTTGGAGAAGCCGTCCCGAATCGGCTACTCGATCGGTATCGGCTATCCGCCGGACTGGGGCGAGCGAACCGTCAGCCTGCGCAGCGAGGATGAAACTGTCCTCGAAGAGAACATGACCTTCCATCTGATCGGCGGGATGTGGATGGATGGATTCGGTTACGAATTGTCCGAACCCATCCGGGTGACAGAATCCGGTATAGAAGCGTTCACCAGTTTTCCGCGACATCTAATCTGCAAGGAGGGGTAA
- a CDS encoding DUF6789 family protein yields MTQKRNHMLSRLVRGGIGGVVATSAMSAVLVAADKAGFMEQPPPRRITKFFMPRPPTPKPVIDVATLISHFGYGILAGAVFGGVSRKPTLAKGTAYGTALWAASYEGWIPALRIMPPAHRDRKDRALAMVVAHLVYGAVLAAALRRIGPRHPKGQPKQEGSRDYVI; encoded by the coding sequence ATGACACAGAAACGAAACCATATGCTGTCCCGGCTGGTGCGTGGCGGAATCGGCGGCGTGGTCGCCACCTCCGCGATGAGCGCTGTCCTGGTCGCGGCCGATAAGGCTGGCTTTATGGAGCAGCCTCCGCCGCGCAGAATTACCAAGTTCTTCATGCCGCGGCCGCCCACGCCCAAACCCGTCATCGATGTCGCGACCCTGATCAGCCACTTCGGCTATGGGATCCTGGCCGGCGCTGTCTTCGGAGGAGTGAGCCGGAAGCCGACGCTGGCCAAGGGCACTGCGTACGGCACCGCACTCTGGGCCGCCAGCTATGAGGGCTGGATTCCGGCCCTGCGCATCATGCCGCCGGCGCACCGGGACCGCAAAGACCGGGCGCTGGCCATGGTTGTGGCCCACCTGGTGTACGGAGCGGTGCTGGCGGCCGCGCTGCGCAGGATCGGCCCGCGGCATCCGAAGGGTCAACCTAAGCAGGAGGGAAGCAGGGACTACGTCATCTGA
- a CDS encoding GntR family transcriptional regulator: protein MPGIDGLSALEGRPTSVLIADQLRERIVDGSFSPGEQVTEAQLAAKLRVSRGPVREALQRLSQEGLLVSHRNRGVFVLELTPHDVREIYAARQAIELSALDAIRYGGEDQLASTVSKLRAIVAKMPDVVAEGNWRRLAELDLSFHTTFVDGSGNSRLSRIYSTLAAESRICIMSLEVRYPRVHALVEEHEVIVDLLDEHKFDELHGAIVKHMATAIADLTASMNV, encoded by the coding sequence ATGCCTGGAATCGATGGGCTATCGGCGCTTGAGGGGCGGCCGACGTCTGTGTTGATCGCTGATCAGCTGCGTGAACGGATTGTCGATGGGTCATTCAGTCCGGGGGAGCAGGTGACGGAGGCCCAGCTGGCGGCCAAGCTGCGGGTTTCGCGGGGTCCCGTCCGTGAGGCCCTGCAACGGCTGAGCCAGGAAGGCCTGCTGGTCAGCCATCGCAATCGGGGCGTCTTCGTGCTGGAACTCACCCCGCACGATGTTCGGGAGATCTATGCAGCCCGGCAAGCGATCGAGCTCTCGGCGCTCGACGCGATCCGATACGGGGGCGAAGACCAGCTGGCATCGACGGTGTCCAAGCTGCGCGCCATCGTGGCAAAGATGCCGGACGTCGTCGCCGAAGGCAACTGGCGAAGGCTGGCAGAACTCGATCTCTCATTTCACACCACCTTCGTCGATGGCTCTGGCAACTCCAGGCTCAGCCGGATCTACTCGACCCTGGCGGCAGAGTCGCGGATCTGCATCATGAGTCTTGAGGTGCGTTATCCGCGGGTGCACGCCCTGGTCGAGGAGCACGAAGTGATTGTCGACCTGCTGGATGAGCACAAGTTCGATGAGCTGCACGGTGCGATCGTCAAACACATGGCCACAGCTATTGCGGACCTGACGGCGTCGATGAACGTTTAG